Proteins encoded by one window of Cylindrospermum stagnale PCC 7417:
- a CDS encoding tetratricopeptide repeat protein yields the protein MSKNIQQLPWSNWLFKLTFHRSSTRQKPNFGLLLALSAFLVSVLPTITDLPGSKLLAQNVVSQDLEAASFFQQGVMRYNRQDIQGAESAFRQALQKDPNMGAARNYLGNILMQQNRLDLAVQEYGEAVRLSPNLGEAYYNLALALQRQEQKEAAITAYRQSLVVNPTMAAAHYNLGLLLQQQGQLEEAIASYQQAISLDSSNANAYFNLAIALQREGKIESAIAAYQQALQLDPQNAMAYNNLGSLLAIQGQASGAISSYRQAIRQNPKNASAYHNLGVTLYNQGDMKTASSALTRASKQYREQGNVEQAEKVEQLIQHIAQLRAKKAPQVSQTATPSQTPKPAEKIDVPVPVEQQPQTQPDMPNQPLFPSPTPEVTGSDGK from the coding sequence ATGTCTAAAAATATTCAACAGTTACCGTGGTCAAACTGGTTATTTAAGCTGACGTTTCACAGAAGTTCTACTCGGCAAAAGCCTAATTTTGGACTTCTGTTGGCCTTATCAGCTTTTTTGGTGTCGGTTTTACCAACAATTACTGATTTACCAGGAAGCAAATTGCTGGCACAGAATGTAGTTTCTCAGGATCTGGAAGCAGCTAGCTTTTTTCAGCAGGGAGTCATGCGCTATAACCGCCAAGATATACAAGGTGCAGAATCTGCTTTTCGTCAGGCTTTGCAAAAAGATCCCAACATGGGGGCTGCACGGAATTATTTGGGCAATATCCTCATGCAGCAAAATCGCCTAGATTTAGCGGTGCAAGAATATGGGGAAGCGGTGAGGCTGAGTCCCAATCTCGGTGAGGCTTATTACAATTTAGCGCTAGCGTTGCAACGACAAGAACAAAAAGAAGCAGCGATTACTGCTTATCGTCAGAGTTTAGTTGTCAATCCGACAATGGCAGCGGCTCACTATAATTTAGGATTGCTATTACAGCAACAAGGACAGCTAGAGGAAGCGATCGCTTCTTATCAGCAAGCCATTAGTCTAGATAGCAGTAATGCCAATGCTTACTTTAATTTAGCGATCGCTCTCCAACGGGAAGGTAAAATAGAATCTGCGATCGCCGCCTATCAGCAAGCCTTACAACTAGATCCCCAAAATGCTATGGCTTACAACAACTTGGGAAGTCTATTGGCAATTCAAGGTCAAGCTTCAGGGGCGATTTCTTCTTACCGACAAGCTATTCGCCAAAATCCCAAAAATGCCTCAGCCTACCATAACTTAGGCGTGACTTTATACAATCAGGGCGATATGAAGACAGCCAGCAGTGCCTTAACCCGGGCCAGCAAACAATACCGAGAACAAGGCAACGTCGAGCAAGCTGAGAAAGTTGAGCAGCTAATCCAGCACATTGCCCAGTTAAGAGCAAAAAAGGCACCTCAAGTTAGTCAAACAGCTACTCCCTCACAAACACCAAAACCAGCAGAAAAAATTGATGTGCCTGTCCCCGTTGAACAACAGCCACAGACACAGCCAGATATGCCAAATCAACCACTATTTCCTAGTCCAACGCCAGAGGTTACTGGCAGTGATGGCAAATAA
- a CDS encoding potassium channel family protein — protein sequence MNLSSLKFFRSLRKDNQQFAVIGLGRFGRSVSSTLHKLGYQVLATDIDEKRVSEALTEEIVGHALQLDSTEPGALKEAGIFEFDTVIVAIGNYIQESIITTLNVKEGGVPHVVAKASSEVHRKLLKRVGADHVVFPEFEAGCALARTLTKPSILERFDLDPDNSIVELIVPDEFQGKTITEIQLRNRYGLNVLAVSQDGKFQINPDPTKRLERGSVMVVIGCNKDINRLPI from the coding sequence ATGAACCTTTCATCATTAAAATTTTTTCGTTCTTTACGTAAAGACAACCAACAATTTGCCGTAATTGGGTTAGGTCGTTTTGGTCGTTCTGTCTCTTCAACTCTGCACAAACTAGGTTATCAAGTTCTAGCCACAGATATTGATGAAAAGCGGGTATCAGAAGCATTAACTGAAGAAATAGTCGGTCATGCTTTGCAACTAGACTCAACTGAACCTGGCGCCCTGAAAGAAGCTGGTATTTTTGAATTTGATACGGTAATTGTGGCGATTGGTAACTATATTCAGGAAAGCATCATCACCACACTTAATGTGAAAGAGGGTGGTGTACCCCACGTAGTTGCTAAGGCTTCTAGTGAAGTTCACCGCAAACTATTAAAGCGAGTAGGTGCAGATCATGTAGTTTTTCCTGAGTTTGAGGCGGGTTGTGCTTTAGCGCGGACACTCACCAAACCATCAATTCTAGAGAGATTTGACCTCGACCCAGATAACAGCATTGTCGAGTTGATTGTTCCTGATGAATTTCAGGGTAAAACCATCACCGAAATCCAACTTCGTAACCGTTATGGTTTAAATGTTTTAGCGGTGAGTCAGGATGGTAAATTTCAAATTAATCCTGACCCGACTAAGCGTCTAGAACGTGGTTCGGTAATGGTAGTTATTGGCTGCAACAAAGATATTAATCGTTTGCCGATTTAA
- a CDS encoding TrkH family potassium uptake protein: MTAARTIILGFLAVILAGTILLMMPFSTSEGTWNDPIVALFTSTSAVCVTGLSVVDPGTYFSFWGQFFIALLAQVGGLGYMTTTTFLILLIGRKFDMRQKIAIQQALDRPGMSGSTQVIRSIIATTVIFEITGVLLLLPAFVPDYGWSQGLWLAIFHSVNAWNNAGFSLFKDNLIGYQSSALVVFTITGLIIFGGIGYQVILEMYLWLRDRFLKKSSCVILSLNFKVGVSTTILLLFIGTIAFFCIERRNPETFGNLSLRDQWLVAWFQSVTPRTAGFNTIDNGKMTTAGLFITIALMFIGANPGGTGGGIKTTTLRVLTSCTKAILQGKEEVLLYDRKIAISLILKAVGVLVGSIATVILSTILIALTDPELDFIQILFEVMSAFATVGLSTGITASISTAAKLILIATMYIGRVGVLLLMSSLLGDPRPTRIHYPEENLLVG, translated from the coding sequence ATGACTGCTGCTCGCACAATAATCTTGGGATTTCTGGCTGTCATCCTAGCGGGAACAATCCTGTTGATGATGCCTTTCTCAACTAGCGAAGGTACGTGGAATGACCCAATTGTGGCACTTTTCACTTCTACTTCCGCAGTTTGCGTTACAGGTTTATCAGTAGTTGACCCTGGTACTTATTTTTCCTTTTGGGGTCAGTTCTTTATTGCATTGTTAGCTCAGGTCGGTGGGTTGGGCTATATGACAACCACAACTTTTTTGATTTTGTTAATTGGGCGGAAGTTTGATATGCGGCAAAAAATCGCAATTCAACAAGCCTTAGACCGACCAGGAATGAGTGGTAGCACTCAAGTTATCCGCTCAATTATTGCCACAACCGTAATTTTTGAAATTACCGGAGTCTTATTATTACTGCCAGCTTTTGTACCTGATTATGGGTGGAGTCAAGGACTGTGGTTAGCAATTTTTCATAGCGTTAATGCTTGGAATAATGCTGGTTTTAGTTTATTTAAAGATAATTTGATTGGCTATCAGTCATCTGCTCTAGTAGTCTTTACGATTACAGGATTGATTATTTTTGGGGGAATTGGTTATCAGGTGATTTTAGAAATGTATCTTTGGTTGCGCGATCGCTTTCTCAAAAAATCAAGTTGCGTCATACTTTCACTTAATTTTAAAGTCGGAGTCAGTACTACAATATTACTTCTCTTTATAGGGACAATTGCCTTTTTTTGTATAGAGAGACGAAACCCTGAGACATTTGGTAATTTGAGTTTACGTGACCAGTGGTTAGTAGCTTGGTTTCAGTCAGTGACTCCTAGAACGGCTGGATTTAACACCATTGATAATGGTAAAATGACCACTGCTGGTTTATTTATTACGATTGCACTCATGTTTATTGGTGCAAATCCAGGTGGGACTGGAGGCGGTATAAAAACCACAACTCTGCGAGTTCTCACGAGTTGTACAAAAGCAATTCTTCAAGGGAAAGAAGAAGTTTTACTTTATGATCGTAAAATAGCCATATCATTAATTTTAAAAGCTGTTGGTGTATTAGTGGGTTCGATAGCTACCGTGATTTTATCTACAATTTTAATTGCTCTCACAGATCCAGAATTAGATTTTATTCAAATTCTGTTTGAAGTGATGTCAGCTTTTGCTACGGTGGGACTTTCTACGGGCATCACTGCTAGTATTTCCACAGCAGCGAAACTCATTTTAATTGCCACAATGTATATTGGAAGAGTTGGAGTTTTATTACTTATGTCTTCTCTACTAGGAGACCCCCGTCCTACTAGAATTCATTATCCTGAAGAGAATTTACTTGTAGGATAG
- a CDS encoding methyltransferase domain-containing protein, with protein sequence MSATLYQQIQQFYDASSLLWEQIWGEHMHHGYYGPDGTQKKDRRQAQIDLIEELLNWAGVKAAENILDVGCGIGGSSLYLAEKFNAKATGITLSPVQAARATERAKESNLSDRSQFLVANAQAMPFADNSFDLVWSLESGEHMPDKAKFMQECYRVLKPGGTLIMVTWCHRPTDVVPLTADEQKHLQDIYRVYCLPYVLSLPEYEAIAHQLPLNNIRTADWSTAVAPFWNFVIDSAFTPQAVVGLLLSGWSTIQGALSLGLMRRGYESGLIRFGLLCGRK encoded by the coding sequence ATGAGTGCAACTCTTTACCAGCAAATTCAGCAATTCTACGATGCTTCCTCTCTTCTGTGGGAACAGATTTGGGGAGAACATATGCATCACGGCTACTATGGCCCGGATGGTACCCAGAAAAAAGACCGCCGTCAGGCTCAAATCGATTTAATTGAAGAACTGCTGAACTGGGCAGGTGTAAAGGCAGCAGAGAACATTTTAGATGTGGGTTGTGGGATTGGTGGCAGTTCTCTCTACTTGGCAGAAAAGTTTAATGCTAAAGCAACAGGAATTACCCTGAGTCCTGTGCAAGCCGCGAGAGCTACGGAACGGGCAAAAGAATCTAATTTGAGTGATCGAAGTCAGTTTCTGGTGGCTAATGCTCAAGCAATGCCCTTTGCTGACAATTCTTTTGACTTGGTTTGGTCGCTGGAAAGTGGTGAGCACATGCCAGATAAGGCCAAGTTTATGCAAGAGTGCTATCGGGTGTTAAAGCCTGGGGGGACTTTGATTATGGTGACTTGGTGTCATCGTCCGACTGATGTTGTACCGCTGACTGCTGATGAGCAAAAGCATTTGCAGGACATTTATCGGGTGTATTGTTTGCCTTATGTGCTTTCTTTGCCAGAGTATGAAGCGATCGCACATCAACTTCCATTAAACAACATTCGCACGGCTGATTGGTCAACCGCTGTGGCCCCTTTTTGGAATTTTGTAATCGATTCGGCATTCACTCCCCAGGCAGTTGTCGGGTTGCTGCTTTCGGGTTGGAGTACAATTCAGGGGGCTTTGTCTCTGGGGTTGATGCGTCGGGGTTATGAATCTGGGTTGATTAGGTTTGGTTTGTTGTGTGGCAGGAAATAA
- a CDS encoding homogentisate phytyltransferase: MNQFSGQRSSGVQGSWLGAFWKFSRPHTIIGTSLSVLGLYLIAIAVSSTEVSSIHLEQLFGTWIACLCGNVYIVGLNQLEDIDIDKINKPDLPLASGAFSRSTGQLIVIVTGILALVLAWLSGPFLLGMVAISLAIGTAYSLPPIRLKQFPFWAALCIFSVRGTVVNLGLFLHFSWVLQQSQAIPPVVWLLTVFVLVFTFAIAIFKDIPDIEGDRQYNITTFTIQMGAQAVFNLALWVLTVCYLGIILAGVLRIADINAIFLVITHLVLLVVMWLQSWAVDLQDKSAISRFYQFIWKLFFLEYLMFPIACILA; this comes from the coding sequence ATGAATCAGTTTTCTGGACAAAGGTCTTCTGGTGTTCAAGGTAGTTGGCTTGGTGCTTTTTGGAAGTTTTCCCGTCCGCACACGATTATTGGCACGAGTCTAAGTGTTTTGGGGTTATATTTGATTGCGATTGCTGTATCTTCTACAGAGGTTTCTAGTATTCATCTAGAACAGCTTTTTGGTACTTGGATTGCCTGTTTGTGTGGCAATGTTTATATTGTGGGGCTGAATCAATTAGAAGATATTGATATTGACAAGATTAATAAGCCTGATTTACCACTAGCATCTGGGGCTTTTTCTCGCAGTACTGGGCAATTGATTGTCATTGTTACTGGAATTTTGGCGTTGGTTTTGGCTTGGCTATCTGGGCCGTTTTTATTGGGGATGGTGGCTATTAGTTTGGCGATTGGTACGGCTTATTCTTTACCACCAATTCGCTTAAAACAGTTTCCCTTTTGGGCGGCGCTGTGTATTTTTTCGGTGCGGGGAACGGTTGTCAATTTAGGGCTGTTTTTGCATTTTAGTTGGGTGTTGCAACAAAGCCAAGCGATTCCCCCGGTGGTGTGGCTGCTGACTGTGTTTGTTTTGGTGTTCACTTTTGCGATCGCTATTTTTAAAGATATCCCCGATATCGAAGGCGATCGCCAGTACAATATCACCACTTTTACCATCCAAATGGGGGCGCAAGCAGTGTTTAATCTGGCGCTTTGGGTGTTAACTGTCTGCTATTTGGGGATAATTCTGGCTGGTGTTCTCCGCATCGCCGACATTAACGCCATATTTCTGGTGATCACTCACCTGGTATTGCTGGTTGTGATGTGGTTGCAAAGTTGGGCGGTGGATTTGCAAGATAAAAGTGCGATCTCCCGCTTCTATCAATTTATCTGGAAACTATTTTTCCTGGAATATCTAATGTTTCCCATCGCCTGCATTTTAGCTTAA
- a CDS encoding tetratricopeptide repeat protein, with the protein MLENLPTSNIIALFVVGSSLAILGYFGWKTLITSNLFQQGVKLYQAKDYQGAEAAFRQVIAINSTNDVVRLLLGDILNQKGQIEEAKELFCEVISRSPKNADAYLRLANILMQQEKPAEARTNLQQAKELFQKQRNPQKAQQLEQILQEISKL; encoded by the coding sequence ATGTTAGAAAATTTGCCAACAAGTAATATTATCGCTCTTTTTGTGGTAGGTTCCAGTCTCGCTATTCTCGGTTATTTTGGTTGGAAAACCTTGATTACATCTAACTTGTTTCAACAAGGAGTCAAGCTTTATCAAGCAAAAGATTACCAAGGTGCAGAAGCAGCATTTCGCCAAGTGATTGCTATCAACTCTACTAATGATGTGGTGCGCTTGCTCTTGGGCGATATTCTCAACCAGAAAGGACAAATCGAGGAAGCTAAGGAATTATTCTGTGAAGTAATTAGCCGCAGTCCCAAAAATGCTGATGCTTACTTGCGTTTGGCGAATATTCTCATGCAGCAAGAAAAGCCAGCAGAAGCCAGAACTAATCTCCAACAAGCTAAAGAATTATTTCAAAAACAACGCAATCCTCAAAAAGCTCAACAGCTTGAACAAATTCTCCAAGAAATCAGCAAATTGTAG